One region of Armigeres subalbatus isolate Guangzhou_Male chromosome 3, GZ_Asu_2, whole genome shotgun sequence genomic DNA includes:
- the LOC134228014 gene encoding zinc finger protein basonuclin-2, whose translation MVMSPSRRLSSPGIATHPMNMHLSSLQHSQLQLSSQMHQKLAAGLTPNHMSGFFKSPSTSPSSANANMSNTSSNNNNNNHSSTKSQSNGGSNPSTPTNMPSATELSSHPLNRLQSMQPFDFRKLSAAAAGLSAFTAGLPPPRLSPEAAAAQHHFNQQHAAAAAAYSQATAKRRDSQASDSSPSSRDHAAAAANFMNLTMAGHGLPFPIPPPPPPTSVAMSLANSLNHSAAAMAAAVSGNPLAASFVAQSFPNLLAASAAREQARSKSPHKIQLKSDKASDKLDNEKNHHPNSGENVLNLSRDLAAQHLARQGLPSHVSRLAAGLPPGAHLKKPQSPSKRQWGALPPNLGTQFVNPATGKKRVQCNVCFKTFCDKGALKIHFSAVHLREMHKCTVEGCSMMFSSRRSRNRHSANPNPKLHSPHLRRKISPHDGRSAQPHPILLPSAGMPLPNGLNHLHPFAPFPLMPPGDMRHHSLSALEFKANMEASMHRRLQEQEKHRESQRQSLSPENYRYRSPLGGDSDKYLSPGGHHLSVGGGSSIGSHLDDDDDDDDDDPNGIVIDGNDDDDDIEHGFDMSLSSESEDVKSYRHSGTPDAEYENERLDHHAERDDERRRSVDVGEENEPQDFSLTKLKSEKLSMSSDGDDVASNVDSNEDSSVTDSHVALMSINKRKRKSMNPTKCAIPQERMSAESNMSDENDDKEGEEEDQSEPLIKKIKVEQEQQEEAMSLVSDKRDSSVSPKLNGDRNHVQDRADSDHDQETHVKIKAEPHEHQDEAENLSLDLSKKRSTPDVNANEKFSKYSIDVKPASELMQNPMSLVRSKKENDADNEAEDLRRPESADSKKSSESLDSANTLRRLENLSHGPLNEMMMQRGGLPQFPPLSYLMNAAPPSPARSRSSSPNPTGSPQHHQDMDSDDNVDYCEEGNCFNDPNVPLDKDPKKCSACGRMFQNHFAVKAHYQSVHLKLLHKCNIDGCNAAFPSKRSRDRHASNLNLHRKLLSTSSDSSETVLPMEKQFPSFPGPLPTEFLARLYADSQKFPMNLEAFKNHLPNAGAYAEHFLNGAGQRFPPAAANPFLFPPLGGLGGFPGLSQFSHLLPHPLNGISSQLAGGRMSRSDSPISACSPPTSSSNIPSPRSHHPDLQDDRHSAAAAAAAALLNRNRSPAATPAEEARKSQQTPDSLS comes from the coding sequence ATGGTTATGTCGCCAAGCAGACGACTATCATCGCCAGGAATCGCCACGCATCCGATGAATATGCATTTGAGCTCGCTGCAACACTCTCAGCTGCAATTGTCCTCTCAAATGCATCAGAAGTTGGCCGCCGGATTGACGCCAAATCACATGAGTGGGTTCTTCAAAAGCCCATCCACCTCACCCAGCAGCGCCAATGCTAATATGAGCAACACCAGCtccaacaacaataacaacaatcACAGCAGCACTAAATCGCAAAGCAACGGCGGCAGCAACCCCAGCACACCCACCAACATGCCGTCGGCAACCGAGCTTTCGTCGCACCCCCTGAACCGGCTGCAGTCGATGCAGCCGTTCGACTTCCGCAAGCTGAGCGCTGCGGCCGCCGGTTTGAGTGCTTTCACTGCAGGGCTACCACCGCCAAGGCTCAGCCCTGAAGCGGCAGCCGCGCAGCATCATTTCAACCAGCAGCATGCAGCCGCCGCAGCTGCGTACTCGCAAGCTACCGCCAAGCGTCGTGACTCGCAAGCTTCCGATTCATCGCCGAGCTCACGTGATCACGCTGCAGCTGCTGCCAACTTTATGAATCTCACCATGGCAGGACACGGACTACCGTTCCCGATTCCACCACCACCGCCACCCACTTCGGTCGCTATGTCGCTTGCCAATTCGTTAAACCATTCGGCTGCTGCCATGGCAGCGGCTGTTTCCGGCAATCCTCTGGCTGCCAGCTTTGTTGCGCAGTCCTTTCCCAATCTTCTGGCAGCATCAGCAGCTCGCGAACAAGCTCGCAGTAAGTCACCTCATAAAATCCAGCTCAAATCGGATAAGGCTTCCGACAAACTAGACAACGAAAAGAATCATCACCCGAACAGTGGTGAAAATGTTCTGAATCTGAGCCGTGACCTAGCTGCTCAGCATCTTGCTCGGCAGGGTCTCCCAAGTCATGTAAGCCGACTAGCCGCGGGACTTCCTCCAGGCGCTCACCTGAAGAAACCTCAATCTCCCAGCAAGCGCCAATGGGGCGCCCTGCCACCCAATCTGGGAACTCAATTCGTCAACCCGGCGACCGGAAAGAAACGAGTACAGTGCAATGTTTGCTTCAAAACCTTTTGTGATAAGGGCGCCCTCAAGATCCACTTTTCGGCTGTTCATCTACGTGAGATGCACAAGTGCACGGTCGAGGGCTGCAGTATGATGTTCAGCTCCCGGCGTTCCCGTAATCGGCACAGCGCCAACCCGAACCCCAAATTACACTCACCTCACCTCCGGCGAAAAATCTCGCCACACGATGGACGAAGCGCTCAGCCGCATCCCATCCTGCTACCCTCGGCTGGAATGCCACTTCCCAACGGTCTGAATCACCTCCACCCCTTCGCTCCGTTCCCTCTGATGCCACCGGGAGATATGCGTCACCATTCGCTCTCGGCCTTAGAGTTCAAAGCCAACATGGAAGCTAGCATGCACCGTCGTTTGCAAGAGCAGGAGAAACATCGCGAAAGCCAACGACAGTCGCTCAGCCCGGAGAACTACCGCTACCGCAGCCCTCTGGGAGGAGACTCCGACAAATATCTATCACCTGGTGGTCACCATCTCAGTGTGGGCGGTGGCAGCTCCATCGGAAGTCACctcgatgatgacgacgatgacgatgatgatgatccgAACGGCATCGTCATCGATGGaaatgacgatgatgacgatATCGAACATGGATTCGATATGTCGCTCAGCTCCGAATCGGAGGATGTCAAATCGTATCGCCACTCAGGTACTCCTGATGCGGAGTACGAAAACGAACGGCTGGACCATCATGCCGAGCGCGATGACGAGCGGCGAAGATCCGTGGATGTAGGCGAGGAGAATGAACCACAGGACTTCAGCTTAACCAAACTAAAATCTGAGAAACTGTCGATGTCAAGCGATGGAGATGACGTGGCAAGCAATGTGGATAGCAATGAAGACTCGTCGGTAACCGATTCGCACGTGGCACTAATGTCGATCAACAAGCGTAAGCGAAAGAGTATGAATCCTACCAAATGTGCAATACCGCAGGAGCGCATGTCCGCTGAATCAAACATGTCCGATGAGAATGATGACAAGGAGGGCGAGGAGGAAGACCAAAGCGAACCTCTGATCAAGAAGATTAAGGTTGAGCAAGAGCAGCAAGAAGAAGCAATGTCATTGGTAAGTGATAAGCGAGACAGCTCTGTATCGCCAAAACTCAATGGTGATAGAAATCATGTGCAAGATCGTGCCGATAGCGATCATGACCAAGAGACACATGTGAAAATCAAAGCAGAACCGCACGAGCACCAGGATGAAGCCGAGAATCTATCCCTGGATCTTTCGAAGAAGCGTTCGACGCCGGACGTTAACGCCAATGAAAAGTTTTCCAAGTATTCGATAGATGTCAAGCCGGCTTCAGAACTGATGCAGAATCCGATGTCATTGGTGCGCTCGAAGAAAGAAAACGATGCTGACAATGAAGCGGAGGATTTACGTCGACCGGAGTCCGCCGACAGTAAAAAGAGTAGCGAAAGTTTGGACTCTGCCAACACTCTCCGACGGCTGGAAAATTTGTCTCATGGCCCGCTGAACGAGATGATGATGCAACGCGGTGGACTACCACAGTTCCCGCCCTTGAGTTATCTAATGAATGCTGCCCCACCAAGTCCAGCACGTTCAAGAAGTTCCTCGCCGAATCCGACAGGAAGCCCTCAACATCACCAAGATATGGACTCCGATGACAACGTAGACTACTGTGAAGAGGGTAATTGTTTCAACGATCCCAACGTTCCTCTCGACAAAGACCCAAAGAAGTGTTCCGCCTGCGGTCGGATGTTCCAGAACCATTTTGCCGTGAAGGCACATTACCAGAGCGTGCATCTCAAACTGCTGCACAAGTGCAACATCGACGGCTGCAACGCTGCTTTCCCATCGAAGCGTAGTCGCGATCGTCACGCTTCCAATCTAAACCTTCACCGAAAACTGTTGTCCACAAGCTCCGACAGCAGCGAAACGGTTCTTCCGATGGAAAAACAGTTCCCCTCTTTCCCTGGTCCGCtaccgacggaattcctggctCGACTATACGCCGATTCGCAAAAGTTCCCCATGAATCTGGAAGCATTCAAAAACCACCTCCCGAATGCTGGAGCCTACGCCGAACACTTCCTCAACGGTGCCGGGCAACGGTTTCCCCCAGCAGCTGCTAACCCATTCCTGTTTCCGCCCCTCGGCGGATTGGGCGGCTTTCCTGGCCTGTCGCAGTTCTCACATCTTCTCCCGCATCCCCTGAACGGAATCTCATCTCAACTGGCCGGCGGTCGGATGTCCCGCTCGGACTCTCCCATCTCAGCGTGTTCCCCGCCAACCTCCAGCAGCAACATTCCATCGCCGCGGTCGCACCATCCCGATCTGCAGGACGATCGCCACTCGGCGGCTGCAGCGGCAGCGGCGGCGCTTCTGAACCGAAACCGATCGCCCGCAGCCACCCCTGCCGAGGAAGCCCGCAAAAGTCAACAAACGCCGGACTCCCTGTCGTGA